A single region of the Elizabethkingia sp. JS20170427COW genome encodes:
- a CDS encoding translation initiation factor IF-2: protein MKTLFKISLAIIVAISLQSCLGYSESYGYNRYNNGYNPYYDGGYYANGVYYSGPNYNYYGPGGYWGNDGYYYRSGVNYYYDGGRPYFYDNRRRKVYIEKRVVSQRPNNGFRNNGSNNYNYQYRDQNSNSGFRNQSNRNNSFQNQGGRRDVNFGNNTSDRNQSFRNNSSSGTRNSSQSQSNRNSGFGNSNSSSNSSQSSRNQSNSNNGFQNQSGRR, encoded by the coding sequence ATGAAAACACTTTTTAAAATATCTCTTGCCATTATCGTGGCCATAAGCTTACAGTCTTGTTTAGGTTATAGTGAAAGTTATGGCTACAACAGATACAACAACGGCTACAACCCTTATTATGACGGCGGTTACTATGCCAACGGCGTTTATTACAGCGGTCCCAATTACAATTATTACGGACCTGGCGGATATTGGGGAAACGACGGGTACTACTATAGAAGTGGGGTTAACTACTATTACGACGGAGGAAGACCTTACTTTTACGACAACAGAAGAAGAAAGGTATATATTGAAAAAAGAGTAGTTTCCCAACGTCCGAACAATGGTTTCAGAAACAATGGAAGCAATAATTACAATTACCAATACAGAGACCAAAACTCTAATAGTGGATTCAGAAACCAGTCTAACCGAAACAACAGTTTCCAAAACCAAGGAGGAAGAAGGGATGTAAACTTTGGTAATAATACATCTGATAGAAATCAAAGCTTTAGAAATAATTCTTCATCAGGTACACGAAACAGCAGCCAAAGCCAATCCAACCGAAATTCTGGATTCGGGAACTCTAATAGTAGTAGTAATAGCTCACAAAGTTCAAGAAACCAATCTAACTCCAACAATGGTTTTCAAAATCAAAGTGGAAGAAGATAA
- a CDS encoding prolyl oligopeptidase family serine peptidase, with translation MKHKLLIPVLILSGLAGFNAQKKPLDHSVYDAWQSIGNREITANGKWIAYQVNPQEGDAHLYLKNNRNTSSLVFPRGGNFDFTNDSRFIILQIKPFYKDIKAVKDKKLKKEKLVKDSLAIVNLETLNTEKLANIQSFKTPKKGGSWLAYLLANPNEKTEDKKDNDDKEASSKPSTLVVYNLITGKKDQYENVVQYHFSENGKSLAFITQKPEDKKENKTKEKENKDKSTPKKYALQSVNWLDLSNGKLRKLTEAEASYSQLSWDELGKQLAFVGTLSAESDLVKNYQLYYYTPEKEFQIGKDKKLPHQWVISENRQPSFSKNGQQLYFGLAPQPIAKDTTLIANDHAVVDIWNYKDDYLQTVQLKNVKKDLQKSYLSVLQTNTPEKLQTLGSEKLDSVKTMDNGNSHWVLASSSSLEAKIATQWAGSTDKDYYLINTLTGEKQAILSNFDGRVEISPLGNFLVYFNRKNGNWYSYHIKTQKHSQLNQNLNINFTDELWDMPDLPRPYGIAAWTDKDESVIIRDRYDLWEFFLNSSKKPINITQSYGRKNKITFDTFIFDPEDKKSLNRKAKVLLSAFNENTKDEGLFLTQISTAKAPQEIFMENISGIRSLKKAKDVEEYIYTKENYIHSPNLYVSSDFKNQIQLSSTNPQQAQYNWGTDELVHWTTPKGYHSTGILYKPEDFDPNKKYPMIVYFYEKLSDGLNKYVAPAPTPSRLNISYFVSNGYLVFTPDISYENGHPGKSAVEFINSGVESLKKHPWVDAQHIGIQGQSWGGYQVAHLITVNNMYAAAWSGAPVVNMTSAYGGIRWESGMNRQFQYEKTQSRIGKTLWEAPDLYIENSPLFHFTNVNTPVVIMANDQDGAVPWYQGIEMFTALRRLGKPVWMLNYNGDVHNLMKRQNRKDIQIREQQFFDHYLKGAKAPAWMTKGIPATMKGKTWGFELTDEQP, from the coding sequence ATGAAGCACAAATTACTCATTCCTGTTCTAATATTATCAGGACTTGCTGGGTTTAATGCACAGAAGAAACCACTAGACCACAGCGTTTATGATGCTTGGCAATCTATCGGTAACCGAGAAATTACCGCAAATGGAAAATGGATTGCCTACCAAGTAAACCCTCAAGAAGGAGATGCTCATCTCTACTTAAAAAACAATCGCAATACTTCTTCGCTAGTTTTTCCTAGAGGAGGTAATTTTGATTTCACTAACGATTCTAGATTTATTATTCTCCAAATCAAACCTTTCTACAAAGACATTAAGGCTGTAAAAGATAAAAAGCTCAAAAAAGAAAAATTGGTAAAGGATTCTTTAGCAATTGTTAACTTGGAGACTTTAAATACCGAAAAACTTGCCAATATACAATCCTTTAAAACTCCTAAAAAAGGAGGTTCTTGGCTTGCCTATCTCCTTGCCAATCCTAATGAAAAGACAGAAGACAAAAAAGATAATGATGATAAAGAAGCATCCAGCAAACCTTCTACCCTTGTCGTTTACAATTTGATTACAGGGAAAAAAGATCAGTATGAAAATGTAGTTCAATATCATTTTAGTGAAAACGGAAAAAGCTTAGCTTTTATCACTCAAAAACCTGAAGACAAAAAAGAAAATAAAACTAAGGAGAAAGAAAATAAAGACAAATCCACTCCTAAAAAATATGCTTTACAAAGCGTTAACTGGCTAGATCTGTCCAATGGAAAACTCAGAAAACTTACCGAAGCAGAAGCTAGCTATAGCCAACTGAGTTGGGATGAATTAGGAAAACAACTCGCTTTTGTAGGAACACTATCTGCAGAAAGTGATTTGGTGAAGAATTACCAACTTTATTATTATACTCCTGAAAAAGAATTTCAGATAGGGAAAGATAAAAAACTTCCGCATCAATGGGTAATTTCTGAAAACAGACAACCTTCATTTAGTAAAAATGGGCAGCAATTATATTTCGGCCTAGCACCCCAACCTATAGCAAAAGACACAACGCTTATTGCTAACGACCATGCAGTAGTGGATATCTGGAATTATAAAGATGATTATCTACAAACTGTACAACTTAAAAACGTAAAAAAAGACCTACAAAAATCTTATTTAAGTGTCCTACAAACCAATACTCCTGAAAAATTACAAACTTTAGGTAGCGAAAAATTGGATTCTGTAAAAACCATGGATAACGGCAACTCCCACTGGGTATTAGCCAGTAGCTCTAGTTTAGAAGCTAAAATTGCTACCCAATGGGCAGGAAGTACGGATAAAGACTACTACCTCATCAATACATTAACTGGAGAAAAACAAGCTATACTTAGCAACTTTGATGGGAGAGTAGAAATTTCCCCCTTGGGAAATTTTCTTGTTTACTTCAACAGAAAAAATGGAAACTGGTACTCCTATCATATCAAGACCCAAAAGCACTCTCAGCTCAACCAGAACCTTAACATCAACTTTACCGATGAACTTTGGGATATGCCAGATTTACCAAGACCTTATGGCATAGCGGCTTGGACAGACAAAGATGAATCTGTTATCATCCGAGATCGTTATGATCTATGGGAGTTTTTCCTCAATTCATCCAAAAAACCTATAAATATTACCCAATCCTATGGGAGAAAAAATAAAATAACTTTCGACACTTTTATCTTCGACCCCGAGGATAAAAAAAGTTTGAACAGAAAAGCTAAAGTTTTACTCTCAGCTTTCAACGAAAACACTAAAGACGAAGGTCTTTTCCTTACCCAAATTTCTACTGCTAAAGCCCCTCAAGAAATTTTCATGGAAAATATTAGCGGGATAAGAAGCTTAAAAAAAGCAAAAGATGTAGAGGAATATATTTACACTAAGGAAAATTACATTCATTCTCCTAACTTATATGTAAGTTCGGATTTCAAAAACCAAATCCAGCTAAGCAGTACCAACCCACAACAAGCCCAGTACAATTGGGGGACAGATGAGTTAGTGCACTGGACTACTCCAAAGGGATATCACTCTACAGGAATTTTATATAAGCCTGAAGACTTCGACCCTAATAAAAAATATCCTATGATTGTTTACTTTTACGAAAAACTATCCGATGGACTTAATAAATACGTTGCTCCAGCTCCTACACCTTCAAGGTTAAACATTTCCTATTTCGTAAGTAATGGTTATTTAGTATTTACCCCAGATATCTCTTATGAGAATGGCCACCCAGGAAAATCTGCTGTGGAATTCATCAATTCTGGGGTTGAATCTTTAAAAAAGCACCCTTGGGTAGATGCTCAACATATCGGGATACAAGGACAAAGTTGGGGAGGATACCAAGTTGCTCACCTTATCACGGTTAACAATATGTATGCTGCGGCATGGTCGGGTGCTCCTGTTGTTAATATGACCTCTGCTTATGGAGGTATCCGTTGGGAATCTGGGATGAATCGACAATTTCAGTATGAAAAAACCCAAAGTAGAATTGGAAAAACCCTATGGGAAGCCCCTGATTTATATATTGAAAATTCTCCACTTTTTCATTTCACAAATGTTAATACTCCTGTGGTAATTATGGCCAATGACCAAGATGGAGCCGTGCCATGGTACCAAGGCATCGAAATGTTTACTGCCCTTCGTAGATTAGGAAAACCCGTATGGATGCTTAATTACAATGGTGATGTACACAACCTTATGAAACGCCAAAACCGAAAAGACATACAAATCCGAGAACAACAGTTTTTTGACCATTATCTAAAAGGTGCAAAAGCTCCAGCATGGATGACCAAAGGAATTCCTGCTACAATGAAGGGGAAAACTTGGGGATTTGAGCTCACCGATGAGCAACCTTAG
- a CDS encoding cbb3-type cytochrome c oxidase subunit I, with translation MNELFDKPGLQITTILLLLPIIFALILIVVKINYIVGQSFKRRELRRIKESVKHLTPEEIENLKKREKELEYKLSGNELSAHETVEDPRGIVNKASEVSDLRFLETKRKDANYIKIPEKEKNLILTFLGCSIFWLIAGTTVGEYLGIKFVSPDIDHVSWLSFGRLRPAHTNIVFWGWASMAMVGLSYFVIPRVGNTKIHSLKLAKYSLFLMNAAVLIGSICLMAGLNNSGGEYREYVWPVMSLFAAGIVISIYNHIMTIANRKTEDIYVSNWYIVSAMMYVVVILFVGYLPFWQNGLGETIVQGYFMHQGVGMWFMFFNLGLMYYFLPQELNSPVYSYSLSILAFWTQILFYTLIGTHHFIFSPIPWWMQTIAIVASVGMIIPVTAGSVNFMMTIRGSWHRLRLSYVVPFYVVSVIFYFTGSMQGTVEAFRFTNLVWHFTDFTVAHSHLTMYGIITFMLWSFTYTLVPRLTRNNPPSIMVGLHFWFALIGVLVYTISLMIGSTEKGLMWIDKQPFIDSVVHSVPYWVWRAVGGSMMWVSHLIFAYNFYRMLKPRKDVVLPQSPSEILEIFNAQKLQ, from the coding sequence ATGAACGAATTATTCGACAAACCTGGATTGCAAATCACTACGATCCTTCTTTTACTTCCTATTATTTTTGCACTTATCCTAATTGTAGTCAAGATCAACTACATTGTAGGACAATCTTTCAAAAGAAGGGAACTTAGAAGAATTAAAGAAAGTGTAAAGCACCTAACTCCTGAGGAAATAGAAAACCTCAAAAAAAGGGAAAAAGAGCTCGAGTATAAACTCAGTGGAAATGAGCTTTCTGCTCATGAAACCGTAGAAGACCCTCGTGGAATTGTAAACAAAGCCTCTGAAGTCTCGGATCTCCGATTTCTTGAGACCAAGCGTAAAGATGCTAATTATATAAAAATTCCGGAAAAAGAAAAAAATCTCATCCTTACCTTCCTAGGTTGTAGTATCTTTTGGCTAATAGCTGGTACTACCGTTGGTGAATATTTAGGGATTAAATTTGTCTCTCCAGATATAGATCACGTAAGTTGGCTAAGCTTTGGTAGATTAAGACCCGCCCATACCAATATCGTTTTTTGGGGCTGGGCTTCTATGGCAATGGTAGGACTTTCCTACTTCGTCATTCCTAGAGTAGGAAATACCAAGATACACAGTTTAAAACTCGCAAAATATTCATTATTCCTAATGAATGCTGCAGTACTTATCGGTAGTATTTGTTTAATGGCAGGTCTTAACAATAGCGGTGGTGAGTACCGTGAATATGTTTGGCCGGTTATGTCTCTATTTGCCGCAGGTATCGTGATTAGCATCTATAACCATATTATGACCATTGCCAACAGGAAGACAGAGGACATCTACGTCTCTAACTGGTATATTGTTTCGGCGATGATGTATGTAGTGGTCATCCTCTTTGTTGGGTATTTGCCATTTTGGCAAAACGGACTTGGGGAAACTATTGTTCAAGGATATTTTATGCACCAAGGGGTGGGAATGTGGTTTATGTTCTTCAACCTCGGTTTAATGTACTATTTCCTTCCACAAGAGCTTAACAGCCCTGTGTACTCATACAGCTTAAGTATTTTGGCATTTTGGACTCAAATACTTTTCTATACCCTTATCGGAACTCACCACTTTATCTTTAGCCCTATCCCTTGGTGGATGCAGACCATTGCAATTGTAGCAAGTGTTGGGATGATTATTCCTGTAACTGCAGGTAGTGTTAACTTTATGATGACCATACGCGGATCTTGGCACCGATTAAGATTAAGTTACGTGGTTCCTTTCTATGTAGTATCGGTTATTTTTTACTTTACCGGATCTATGCAGGGTACAGTAGAAGCTTTTAGATTCACTAATCTTGTTTGGCACTTTACAGATTTCACCGTTGCTCACTCTCATCTCACTATGTATGGTATTATAACCTTCATGCTGTGGTCTTTCACCTATACCCTAGTTCCGAGACTTACCCGAAATAATCCCCCTAGCATCATGGTAGGATTGCACTTCTGGTTTGCCCTAATTGGAGTATTGGTATATACAATATCTCTCATGATTGGTTCTACCGAAAAAGGATTGATGTGGATAGATAAACAACCATTTATTGATAGTGTAGTGCATTCGGTACCTTATTGGGTATGGAGAGCTGTAGGAGGATCTATGATGTGGGTTTCTCATCTCATCTTTGCTTATAACTTCTACAGAATGTTAAAACCACGTAAAGATGTTGTGCTTCCACAAAGCCCATCAGAAATATTAGAAATTTTTAATGCTCAAAAATTACAGTAA
- the pnuC gene encoding nicotinamide riboside transporter PnuC, producing the protein MEILDYLINPYLSYSLGQILLEFIAAFFGLLSVYFSAKKNIWVYPTGIISTAIYVYILYHFGLWGDMLINVYYTSISIYGWILWAKSSEDNLHVKVSRAGKKEWMTSSFLFILSILLVSAVYYYKPYINNGLSHSGIILDWSHLDWANYLDILTTSIFLIGMWLMAQKKVENWIFWILGDLICIPMMFYKELGITALQYTVFTFISIKGFLEWKKNLNK; encoded by the coding sequence ATGGAAATCCTAGATTATCTCATTAATCCTTACCTTAGCTATTCTTTAGGGCAAATACTTCTCGAATTCATTGCTGCTTTTTTCGGCTTATTAAGTGTCTATTTCTCTGCTAAAAAAAACATTTGGGTCTACCCTACAGGGATCATCAGCACCGCTATTTATGTTTATATCTTATATCATTTTGGACTTTGGGGAGATATGCTTATCAATGTTTATTATACTTCTATTAGCATTTATGGTTGGATTTTATGGGCAAAATCCAGTGAAGATAATCTTCATGTAAAAGTATCCAGAGCTGGCAAAAAAGAATGGATGACTAGTAGTTTTTTATTTATCTTAAGCATCCTCCTCGTAAGTGCTGTTTATTATTATAAACCTTACATCAATAACGGGCTTTCTCATTCTGGCATTATTTTGGATTGGTCACATCTAGATTGGGCTAATTACCTAGATATCTTAACCACTTCTATTTTCTTAATCGGCATGTGGCTAATGGCACAAAAGAAAGTAGAAAATTGGATATTCTGGATTTTAGGAGACCTCATCTGTATTCCAATGATGTTTTATAAAGAGCTAGGAATTACTGCTTTGCAATATACGGTTTTCACCTTCATCTCTATTAAAGGATTTTTGGAATGGAAAAAAAATTTAAACAAATAA
- a CDS encoding amino acid permease, whose product MSKIWAKKPLSAYEADIKKSELKKVLGKWSLTAIGVGAIIGGGIFVLTGTGAYYHAGPALALSFIIAGIACVFAALCYAEFSSVLPVEGSAYSYAYGTIGEIFAWGLGWCLILEYAMACMAVAVSWSGYFTKFLKIFGVHLPAYLTTDPISYTGQGFSINLPALIIVLLITALLVKGTREAAKTNNIIVILKTSAVLFVIITGAFYIVSDNWIPFIPESSKVMHPDGMMENAYGVQGIISGAAAIFFSYIGFDAVSTQAGEAINPKKDVPFAIIASLLICTVLYVGVSLVLSGMMNYQDFDPAGKFPEAIKAPVAYAFEIRGKHWASNVITIAATLGLISVIMVMMMGQSRIFMGMSKDGLIPKFFSEVHPKTKTPYKGILLLGAVVALVASLTPISTLADMTSFGTLFAFAMVCIAVWILRRKQPSLERPFKVPYIHFVVFCGVFINIFLILKLSKTALLLSVIWLILGIIVYFSYGIKNSKMNNPNQYSDN is encoded by the coding sequence ATGTCGAAGATTTGGGCGAAAAAACCTCTTAGTGCTTATGAAGCAGATATCAAAAAGAGTGAGCTAAAAAAGGTATTAGGAAAATGGAGTCTTACAGCTATTGGCGTAGGAGCTATTATAGGAGGAGGGATTTTTGTCCTAACAGGTACAGGAGCTTATTATCACGCAGGGCCTGCATTGGCACTTTCTTTTATTATTGCAGGTATCGCTTGTGTTTTTGCAGCGCTTTGTTACGCCGAATTTTCTTCGGTGCTTCCTGTAGAAGGTTCGGCCTACTCTTATGCTTATGGGACAATTGGTGAAATCTTCGCATGGGGACTTGGTTGGTGTCTTATTTTAGAATATGCAATGGCTTGTATGGCAGTGGCTGTGAGCTGGTCAGGATATTTTACTAAGTTTTTGAAAATCTTTGGGGTGCATCTTCCGGCTTATTTAACAACAGATCCTATTAGTTATACAGGGCAAGGGTTTTCGATAAATTTACCAGCTTTAATAATAGTATTGCTCATTACGGCATTGCTAGTAAAAGGCACAAGAGAAGCCGCGAAGACCAATAATATTATTGTAATTTTAAAAACATCAGCAGTACTTTTTGTGATTATTACGGGTGCTTTCTATATTGTTTCTGATAATTGGATTCCGTTTATACCAGAGTCTTCCAAAGTTATGCATCCCGATGGGATGATGGAGAACGCTTATGGGGTACAAGGGATTATATCTGGAGCTGCAGCTATATTTTTTTCTTATATAGGTTTCGATGCGGTTTCTACCCAAGCAGGGGAAGCAATTAACCCTAAAAAGGATGTTCCTTTTGCAATTATTGCTTCATTATTAATTTGTACGGTGTTATATGTTGGAGTTTCTTTAGTTCTTTCAGGGATGATGAATTACCAAGACTTCGATCCTGCAGGAAAATTTCCAGAAGCAATTAAAGCTCCTGTCGCCTATGCCTTTGAAATCAGAGGAAAGCATTGGGCAAGTAATGTTATTACCATAGCTGCCACTCTTGGGCTAATTTCTGTAATTATGGTAATGATGATGGGGCAATCTAGGATTTTTATGGGAATGTCTAAAGATGGTTTAATTCCCAAATTCTTTAGTGAAGTACATCCTAAAACCAAGACACCCTACAAGGGGATACTGCTGCTAGGAGCGGTTGTTGCTTTAGTAGCCTCGCTAACACCGATATCCACTTTAGCCGATATGACTAGCTTTGGGACCTTATTTGCATTTGCAATGGTCTGTATTGCAGTGTGGATTTTAAGGAGAAAACAACCCAGCTTAGAAAGACCTTTTAAGGTACCATATATTCACTTTGTAGTTTTTTGTGGTGTTTTTATAAATATTTTTTTAATTTTGAAACTCAGCAAAACAGCCTTGCTGTTATCTGTAATTTGGCTTATATTGGGGATTATTGTTTATTTTTCTTACGGAATTAAGAATAGTAAAATGAATAACCCAAATCAATATAGTGATAACTAA
- a CDS encoding Crp/Fnr family transcriptional regulator: MIPESLLQKYQGKIKEFQSGDFIFREGTYSHNYFQILEGKVKLNNYSDDGKEFIQNIIEAPHCFGETFLFLKELYPINAIAIEKSKIIEVPNAHFSLLLTEHPNYAAELNKNMAERMYFKMLMSQNFNSRNSENRLKTLLDYFKHTHQKPHQDEYIIPLTRQQIANITGLCVETVIRSIKNMERKGMLRIRDRKIYY, translated from the coding sequence ATGATTCCAGAATCATTATTACAAAAATACCAAGGCAAAATTAAAGAATTTCAATCTGGTGATTTTATCTTCAGAGAGGGTACCTATAGCCATAATTATTTTCAAATTTTAGAAGGCAAGGTAAAGCTCAATAATTACAGTGATGATGGGAAAGAATTTATCCAAAATATCATTGAAGCTCCACATTGTTTTGGGGAAACATTTTTATTCTTAAAAGAACTATACCCCATTAATGCTATTGCAATAGAAAAGAGTAAAATTATAGAAGTTCCTAATGCACATTTTTCACTCTTGTTAACCGAGCACCCCAACTATGCAGCTGAACTTAATAAAAACATGGCGGAAAGAATGTATTTCAAGATGCTTATGTCTCAGAATTTTAATTCTAGAAACTCTGAAAACCGATTAAAAACTTTACTTGATTATTTCAAACACACTCATCAAAAACCTCACCAAGATGAATACATCATTCCTCTTACTCGTCAGCAAATCGCCAACATTACAGGATTATGTGTGGAAACCGTGATCCGCTCAATCAAAAATATGGAAAGAAAGGGGATGCTCCGCATACGTGATAGGAAAATTTATTATTAA
- a CDS encoding acyltransferase family protein, which translates to MITSKPNRSYALDIFRGATVALMILVNNPGSWENIFPALRHAEWHGYTLTDFVFPFFLFAIGNSLSFVIPKLQQETSSIFWRKIIRRSLLIFGIGILLNWWPFFQWSDDHLNFKYWENEDGSGVRILGVLQRIAIAYFLSSIIAFYWKKKPIFFLSIGILLAYWILLKYLGGSDPYSREGYIGRTLDIHLLGIAHVYPWENPIIDPEGLLSTLPCIPQVLFGYLIGAFLKKKNLQTITFFETEENTAFHKCFGLLIIGCSFLLISYFWQLDFPYNKKIWSSSFVLLTTGWAVISLASFIFVLDILKLNPHYFNFFTVFGKNPLFIYVFSGLLPLGLNLIRIPSDIGYQSPLSWFYQNICTKISSLAEWNSFFYALFFLILCWSVAYLLDKKKIYIKV; encoded by the coding sequence ATGATTACCTCGAAACCCAACCGAAGTTATGCCTTAGATATCTTCAGAGGAGCTACCGTTGCTTTGATGATTCTGGTCAATAATCCTGGTTCTTGGGAAAATATTTTCCCTGCATTGCGACATGCAGAATGGCATGGATACACCCTTACCGACTTTGTTTTTCCTTTTTTCTTATTTGCGATAGGAAATTCTTTAAGCTTTGTAATCCCAAAACTACAACAAGAAACCTCCTCAATATTTTGGAGAAAAATTATCCGAAGGAGTTTACTCATTTTCGGTATTGGTATTTTACTGAATTGGTGGCCTTTTTTCCAATGGTCTGACGATCATCTAAACTTCAAGTATTGGGAAAACGAAGATGGTAGCGGAGTTAGGATTCTCGGTGTTTTACAAAGAATTGCTATTGCATATTTTTTATCTTCTATAATCGCCTTTTATTGGAAGAAGAAGCCAATCTTCTTCCTCTCTATCGGAATTCTCCTCGCCTATTGGATACTACTAAAATATCTAGGAGGTAGCGATCCATATAGCAGGGAGGGATATATTGGTCGGACTTTAGATATTCATTTGTTAGGAATTGCTCATGTTTATCCTTGGGAAAATCCCATTATAGATCCAGAAGGGCTACTAAGCACTTTACCATGTATCCCTCAAGTACTTTTTGGCTATTTAATTGGAGCTTTTCTTAAAAAGAAAAATTTACAAACCATTACTTTTTTCGAAACGGAAGAGAACACCGCTTTTCATAAGTGTTTTGGCTTACTGATTATCGGTTGTAGCTTCCTGCTCATCTCTTATTTTTGGCAATTAGACTTCCCTTATAATAAGAAAATATGGTCTAGCTCTTTTGTATTGCTCACCACAGGTTGGGCGGTTATTAGCTTAGCAAGTTTTATTTTTGTATTAGACATTTTAAAGTTAAATCCTCATTATTTTAATTTCTTCACTGTTTTTGGAAAAAACCCTCTTTTCATCTACGTATTTAGCGGCTTACTTCCTTTAGGACTCAACCTTATCCGAATTCCAAGTGATATTGGTTATCAATCTCCACTTTCTTGGTTTTACCAAAATATATGCACCAAAATAAGTTCTCTTGCTGAATGGAACTCCTTCTTCTACGCTTTGTTTTTTCTTATTTTATGTTGGAGTGTAGCTTACCTTCTCGACAAAAAGAAAATTTACATCAAAGTATAG
- a CDS encoding cytochrome c has product MDFFNDHKKLFSSALAFFLCLTLVICILPALDNQRVIQPLPNAKHLTAQETRGKLIYIREGCVACHTQQVRNIDMDQVFGSRPSLSADYALNKRMSFLQNTATLMGSERTGPDLTNIGARQPSKEWQFTHLYNPRAVVPASIMPSFKWMFIEKEQLGPNDIEVSVPDEFKKGVKGKIVASQDAKDLVAYLLSLKQVELPSNIPVREFLYKSEKKEAANSGKGGNLPDGAALYTANCVACHQASGEGLPGAFPPLKGSSVVLGDDLELYITIIMKGYNARVPEYGVMPPVGTTANFKPEEVAAIMNHERTSWGNNAKEVTAEEVKAIMDKIK; this is encoded by the coding sequence ATGGATTTTTTCAACGATCATAAAAAATTATTTTCCTCTGCATTGGCTTTTTTCCTCTGCTTAACACTTGTCATCTGTATATTACCTGCTTTGGATAACCAACGAGTAATACAGCCTCTTCCTAATGCAAAACATCTTACTGCACAAGAGACACGAGGAAAACTCATCTATATCAGAGAAGGTTGTGTTGCTTGCCATACGCAACAAGTTAGGAATATCGATATGGACCAAGTATTTGGTAGTAGACCTAGTTTATCTGCCGATTATGCTCTTAACAAAAGAATGAGCTTTTTACAAAATACAGCTACTTTAATGGGATCCGAAAGGACAGGTCCGGATCTTACCAACATTGGTGCAAGACAACCTAGTAAAGAATGGCAATTTACCCATCTTTACAACCCTAGAGCTGTAGTTCCTGCTTCTATCATGCCTTCATTTAAATGGATGTTTATCGAGAAAGAACAACTAGGCCCAAATGATATCGAAGTAAGTGTCCCTGATGAGTTCAAAAAAGGAGTAAAAGGTAAAATTGTAGCTTCTCAAGATGCAAAAGATTTGGTTGCATATCTCCTAAGCTTAAAACAAGTAGAACTTCCTAGCAATATTCCTGTAAGAGAGTTCTTGTATAAATCTGAGAAAAAAGAAGCAGCCAACAGTGGCAAAGGTGGTAACCTTCCTGATGGAGCAGCCCTTTATACTGCCAACTGCGTTGCGTGCCACCAAGCGAGTGGTGAAGGTTTACCTGGAGCTTTTCCTCCTCTAAAAGGAAGCTCTGTGGTATTAGGAGATGACTTGGAACTCTACATTACCATCATCATGAAAGGTTACAATGCTAGGGTGCCTGAATACGGAGTAATGCCTCCTGTAGGTACTACCGCTAATTTTAAACCTGAAGAAGTAGCTGCCATTATGAACCACGAGAGAACAAGTTGGGGAAATAATGCAAAAGAAGTAACCGCTGAAGAAGTGAAAGCGATTATGGATAAAATCAAATAA
- a CDS encoding cytochrome C, which produces MENCITKMFLYIDNEKSPIAELEAPVTFNLDTTKLADGEHTLKIVSKSEGKEGLKIINFTVRNGPIIHIVGLSDKEVVNGSLPIMLNSYNNITDNHSFAIKGSESPRTIPIWVWVIILAFVAWAAYYIIMYHNLPASS; this is translated from the coding sequence ATGGAAAATTGTATTACCAAAATGTTTTTATACATCGACAATGAAAAAAGCCCCATAGCAGAGCTTGAGGCTCCTGTAACTTTCAATTTAGATACTACAAAACTTGCCGATGGAGAACATACTTTAAAAATCGTAAGTAAATCCGAGGGAAAAGAAGGTTTAAAAATTATCAACTTTACTGTTCGCAATGGTCCTATCATCCATATTGTAGGATTGTCCGATAAAGAGGTGGTTAATGGTTCTCTTCCTATTATGCTAAACTCCTACAACAACATTACCGACAACCATAGCTTTGCTATCAAAGGGAGCGAAAGCCCAAGGACCATCCCTATTTGGGTGTGGGTTATTATCTTAGCCTTTGTTGCTTGGGCAGCATATTATATTATTATGTATCATAACTTACCCGCATCATCATAA